Proteins co-encoded in one Chiroxiphia lanceolata isolate bChiLan1 chromosome 21, bChiLan1.pri, whole genome shotgun sequence genomic window:
- the LOC116797240 gene encoding glutamine synthetase, protein MSVSHSSRLNKLVREQYMRLPQDGKVQVTYVWIDGSGEGVRCKSRTLDKEPKSIEDVPEWNFDGSSTAQAEGSNSDMFLVPVCMFRDPFCLDPNKLVLCEVLKYNRKPAETNLRHTCKKVMDLVKDSHPWFGMEQEYTLLGINGHPYGWPDNGFPGPQGPYYCGVGADKVYGRDIVESHYKACLYAGVKICGTNAEVMPSQWEFQVGPCEGIEMGDHLWMARFILHRVCEDFGVVATLDPKPMTGNWNGAGCHTNYSTEEMRREGGLKHIEAAIEKLSKRHDYHICVYDPRGGRDNSRRLTGHHETSNIFEFSAGVANRGASIRIPRQVGQDGCGYFEDRRPAANCDPYAVTEAIMRTTVLNETGVETKDYADH, encoded by the exons ATGTCGGTGtcacacagctccaggctgaacaagctgGTGCGGGAGCAGTACATGAGGCTGCCCCAGGATGGGAAGGTGCAGGTCACCTACGTCTGGATCGACGGCAGCGGCGAGGGCGTGCGCTGCAAGAGCAGGACCCTCGACAAGGAGCCCAAGAGCATCGAAG ACGTCCCAGAGTGGAATTTCGACGGCTCCAGCACGGCACAGGCAGAGGGCTCCAACAGCGACATGTTCCTCGTGCCCGTCTGCATGTTCAGGGACCCTTTTTGCCTGGATCCCAACAAGCTGGTGCTCTGTGAAGTGCTCAAGTACAACAGGAAACCCGCAG agacCAACCTGAGACACACGTGCAAGAAAGTCATGGACTTGGTGAAGGACAGCCACCCCTGGTTTGGGATGGAACAGGAGTACACACTGCTGGGAATCAACGGCCACCCCTACGGCTGGCCCGACAACGGCTTCCCCGGCCCGCAGG GCCCCTACTACTGTGGGGTTGGAGCAGATAAGGTGTACGGGCGTGATATCGTGGAGTCCCACTACAAGGCATGTCTGTACGCGGGGGTGAAGATCTGTGGCACCAATGCAGAGGTGATGCCCTCCCAG TGGGAATTCCAGGTGGGCCCGTGTGAAGGCATTGAGATGGGGGATCACCTGTGGATGGCTCGGTTCATCCTCCACCGTGTCTGTGAGGACTTTGGGGTTGTGGCTACGCTGGACCCCAAACCGATGACCGGCAACTGGAACGGTGCTGGGTGTCACACCAACTACAGCACCGAGGAGATGCGGAGAGAAGGGGGTCTCAA acaCATCGAAGCCGCCATCGAGAAGCTGAGCAAGCGGCACGACTACCACATCTGCGTGTACGACCCGCGGGGCGGCAGGGACAACTCCCGGCGGCTCACGGGCCACCACGAGACCTCCAACATCTTCGAGTTCTCCGCCGGCGTGGCCAACCGCGGCGCCAGCATCCGCATCCCGCGCCAGGTGGGCCAGGACGGCTGCGGGTACTTCGAGGACCGGCGGCCGGCGGCCAACTGCGACCCCTACGCGGTCACCGAGGCCATCATGAGGACGACGGTGCTCAACGAGACCGGGGTGGAGACCAAGGACTACGCTGACCACTGA